One genomic window of Quercus robur chromosome 6, dhQueRobu3.1, whole genome shotgun sequence includes the following:
- the LOC126732910 gene encoding uncharacterized protein LOC126732910 translates to MSNPNGILLPFVLFLVYTTLFSPKCIVSAEEPNFKRPDPLRHFHYYKGSYDVRSKHYWASAAFTGAYGYAIGVVWLLCGLGFGIFLIVKKPSSGSWLFMKYLDHHYFLMFSMVLLFTVLAIVASSFVLAANHSTLWRTEKIIKTILKMGRDASQTIQKVITSLTKMQSLLLPYDPNISMSLNTTIDRLGRESHVIRRFVDKNGHSIDRAIQSSHVVHPVIVTINLVLLVAAIVLLSLHWHPGFIAIIFCCWILTTLCWVLTGIDFFLHNFAKDTCSAFVGFEQDPHNSSLSSLLPCKSTSFSQKLLVEIGNNIHTFIDRLNSKISEYYKMLGLDSGFKLVCQPFSGAPDYSYLPYSCPKDAIQVGDLPKILAEFTCYKQNSSKDCQSKGKLLPEASFNMISAYSYSVQSLLDVYPDVQSLVECTFVKDRFSDVVSHQCKPFRNSIRLLWSSMLSLSIFMVVLVLIWVTKAYQDRGRSFTMCSITPNL, encoded by the exons ATGTCCAACCCAAATGGGattcttcttccttttgttcTCTTCTTGGTTTACACCACCTTGTTTTCACCAAAATGTATAGTGTCAGCTGAGGAACCAAACTTCAAGAGGCCTGATCCTCTGCGCCACTTCCATTACTACAAAGGAAGTTACGATGTTAGAAGCAAGCATTACTGGGCT TCTGCGGCATTTACAGGAGCCTATGGTTATGCAATTGGGGTAGTTTGGTTGCTGTGTGGGCTgggatttggaattttcttgatCGTGAAGAAGCCAAGCAGTGGCTCTTGGCTATTTATGAAGTATTTGGATCATCATTATTTCCTAATGTTCTCGATGGTCCTGCTCTTCACCGTTCTCGCCAT AGTGGCATCCAGTTTTGTCCTCGCAGCAAATCATAGCACCTTATGGAGaacagagaaaataataaaaactattcTCAAAATGGGACGAGATGCCAGTCAGACCATCCAGAAAGTAATAACATCACTGACTAAAATGCAGTCCCTTTTACTCCCATATGATCCAAACATATCGATGAGCTTGAATACTACCATAGATAGACTTGGAAGAGAATCGCATGTTATCCGACGTTTTGTTGACAAGAATGGCCATTCAATTGATCGTGCAATTCAATCTTC GCACGTAGTTCATCCTGTGATTGTAACTATCAATTTGGTATTGTTGGTTGCTGCAATAG TTCTGCTCTCGTTGCATTGGCACCCCGGATTTATAGC TATAATTTTCTGCTGCTGGATTTTAACAACTCTCTGCTGGGTGTTAACTGGCATCGATTTCTTCCTTCACAA TTTTGCAAAGGACACATGTTCAGCTTTTGTAGGTTTTGAACAGGACCCCCACAATAGTAGTCTGAGCTCATTACTACCATGCAAGAGTACCTCGTTCTCACAAAAACTTTTGGTTGAAATTGGCAACAACATCCATACTTTTATAGATCGG TTGAATTCTAAAATATCAGAGTATTACAAGATGTTGGGATTAGATAGTGGATTTAAATTGGTCTGTCAACCTTTCTCGGGAGCACCTGACTACAGCTACCTGCCGTATAGCTGCCCCAAAGATGCTATTCAAGTAGGAGACTTACCAAAA ATTCTTGCTGAGTTCACCTGTTACAAACAGAACTCGAGTAAAGATTGTCAAAGCAAAGGAAAACTTCTTCCTGAGGCCTCTTTCAACATGATCTCGGCTTATAGTTATTCTGTCCAATCTTTGCTAGATGTATATCCAGATGTGCAGAGCTTGGTAGAATGCACTTTTGTGAAGGACAGATTTTCTGATGTTGTTTCACATCAATGCAAGCCATTTAGGAATTCAATTCGATTATTATGGTCATCAATGCTATCTCTTTCCATTTTCATGGTGGTTTTAGTATTAATTTGGGTGACAAAAGCTTATCAAGATAGAGGAAGAAGCTTCACTATGTGTTCCATCACCCCCAATTTGTga
- the LOC126732912 gene encoding ADP-ribosylation factor-like protein 8a — MGLWEAFLNWLRSLFFKQEMELSLIGLQNAGKTSLVNVVATGGYSEDMIPTVGFNMKKVTKGNVTIKLWDLGGQPRFRSMWERYCRAVSAIVYVVDAADPDNVKISSSELHDLLSKPSLSGIPLLVLGNKIDKPGALSKQTLTDQMDLKSITDREVCCFMISCKNSTNIDSVIDWLVKHSKSKS; from the exons ATGGGTTTGTGGGAAGCTTTTCTCAATTGGCTCCGAAG CCTTTTTTTCAAGCAGGAAATGGAACTATCTTTGATAGGTCTTCAGAATGCTGGAAAGACTTCACTTGTAAATGTTGTTGCA ACTGGTGGATATAGCGAAGACATGATCCCCACG GTAGGATTCAATATGAAAAAGGTAACAAAAGGGAATGTCACGATAAAGTTGTGGGATCTTGGAGGTCAGCCTAGGTTCCGCAGTATGTGGGAGCGATACTGTCGTGCAGTTTCTGCTATTGT TTATGTTGTTGATGCTGCTGATCCTGACAACGTGAAGATCTCAAGTAGTGAGCTTCATGATTTGCTGAGTAAACCCTCGCTTAGTGGTATCCCATTGCTAGTGCTAGGGAACAAGATTGACAAACCAGGAGCTCTGTCTAAACAGACTTTGACTGATCAAAT GGATCTCAAGTCAATTACTGACAGAGAAGTGTGTTGCTTCATGATCTCATGCAAGAACTCAACCAACATTGATTCAGTTATTGATTGGCTTGTAAAGCATTCGAAATCAAAGAGTTGA